A window from Streptomyces sp. NBC_00299 encodes these proteins:
- a CDS encoding gas vesicle protein GvpO, which translates to MTDSQNSPKSSRQRQGRQGGADDKPSPMEVLRQARAQLAELTGKDAETVSSFEQTEDGWALEIEVLELSRVPDTMSLMASYQVELDHQGQLTGYRRVRRYERGRSDGRRSGGR; encoded by the coding sequence ATGACTGATTCACAGAACTCACCCAAATCATCCAGACAACGACAGGGACGACAGGGCGGGGCGGACGACAAGCCGTCGCCGATGGAGGTGCTGCGCCAGGCACGAGCCCAGCTCGCCGAACTCACCGGCAAGGACGCCGAGACGGTGTCCTCGTTCGAACAGACCGAGGACGGCTGGGCACTGGAGATCGAGGTCCTGGAGCTCTCCCGCGTCCCGGACACGATGAGCCTGATGGCGAGCTACCAGGTGGAACTCGACCACCAGGGGCAGCTCACCGGCTATCGCCGTGTCCGCCGCTACGAACGCGGACGGTCCGACGGACGCAGGTCCGGCGGCCGCTAG
- a CDS encoding DNA primase has translation MNRLALGLAVGAGYVLGRTKKMKLAFAIGTMVAGKRMHLSPRALADLVSQQLQNNPQFKEIGDQLREDLRGVGQAASGALVERQLDAFADRLHGRTAQVRDQLEGVVPETPDLGLEDEEDEEPESEELESEERESEEPEAEDEEPEEAPRRKAAKKAPAKKGAARTAESAVKKAPAKKTATKKAPAKKTAAKKTAAKKTAAKKTTAASGAARSARARVPKGGGER, from the coding sequence ATGAACCGATTGGCACTCGGCCTCGCGGTAGGGGCCGGGTACGTCCTCGGACGTACGAAGAAGATGAAACTGGCATTCGCCATCGGCACCATGGTGGCCGGTAAGCGGATGCATCTGAGCCCGCGGGCGCTCGCGGATCTGGTGTCCCAGCAACTGCAGAACAACCCGCAGTTCAAGGAGATCGGGGACCAGCTGCGCGAGGACCTGCGTGGCGTCGGCCAGGCCGCGTCGGGCGCCCTAGTCGAGCGGCAGCTCGACGCCTTCGCCGACCGGCTGCACGGGCGTACCGCACAGGTGCGTGACCAACTGGAGGGTGTGGTTCCCGAGACGCCGGATCTCGGCCTGGAGGACGAGGAGGACGAGGAGCCGGAGTCCGAGGAACTGGAGTCCGAGGAGCGGGAGTCCGAGGAGCCCGAGGCCGAGGACGAGGAGCCCGAGGAGGCGCCGCGTCGGAAGGCCGCCAAGAAGGCTCCGGCGAAGAAGGGCGCCGCGAGGACCGCCGAGTCGGCGGTCAAGAAGGCGCCCGCCAAGAAGACCGCGACCAAGAAGGCCCCCGCGAAGAAGACCGCGGCCAAGAAGACGGCAGCGAAGAAGACGGCCGCCAAGAAGACGACCGCCGCGAGCGGGGCCGCCCGTAGCGCGCGGGCCCGGGTGCCGAAGGGTGGTGGCGAGCGATGA
- a CDS encoding gas vesicle protein K, with translation MTSQRNRLDLEPDTVERDLVKLVLTVVELLRQLMERQAVRRFDTGELSEEQEERIGLTLMLLDDRMTELRERYGLRPEDLNLDLGPLGPLLPRE, from the coding sequence GTGACATCGCAACGCAACCGCCTGGACCTCGAACCCGACACCGTGGAACGCGACCTCGTGAAACTCGTCCTCACGGTAGTGGAATTGCTGCGCCAGCTCATGGAGCGCCAGGCGGTGCGCCGCTTCGACACGGGTGAGCTGAGCGAGGAGCAGGAGGAGCGCATCGGGCTCACGCTGATGCTGCTCGACGATCGCATGACCGAGCTGCGCGAGCGCTACGGACTGCGGCCCGAGGACCTCAATCTGGACCTCGGGCCGCTGGGACCGCTGCTTCCCCGGGAGTGA
- the gvpJ gene encoding gas vesicle protein, which produces MTTPGRMPQPYGHDSGANLADILERVLDKGVVIAGDIRINLLDIELLTIKLRLIVASVDKAKEMGIDWWEDDPALSTRARRDELTRENAELRERLAQLEPARAQKEAP; this is translated from the coding sequence ATGACGACTCCCGGGCGGATGCCTCAGCCCTACGGCCACGACAGCGGCGCCAACCTGGCCGACATCCTTGAGCGCGTGCTCGACAAGGGCGTGGTCATCGCCGGCGACATCCGGATCAACCTGCTGGACATCGAACTCCTCACCATCAAACTGAGGCTCATCGTCGCCTCGGTGGACAAGGCGAAGGAGATGGGCATCGACTGGTGGGAGGACGACCCGGCACTGTCCACCCGGGCCCGTCGTGACGAACTCACCCGGGAGAACGCCGAGTTGCGTGAACGCCTGGCCCAGCTGGAGCCGGCCCGGGCACAGAAGGAGGCCCCATGA
- a CDS encoding gas vesicle protein gives MTVVERREVALVDLLDRLLAGGVVVTGDITLRIADVDLVRIDLNALISSVNEQVPSPWGELT, from the coding sequence GTGACCGTCGTGGAACGCCGTGAGGTCGCCCTCGTGGACCTGCTCGACCGGCTGCTCGCCGGGGGCGTCGTCGTCACGGGGGACATCACCCTGCGCATCGCGGACGTCGACCTCGTCCGTATCGACCTGAACGCACTGATCAGCTCCGTCAACGAGCAGGTTCCTTCGCCCTGGGGGGAGTTGACGTGA
- a CDS encoding class I SAM-dependent methyltransferase: MSKPPAKPAKPQETAVYTHGHHESVLRSHTWRTAANSAAYLLGSLKPHMTVLDVGCGPGTITADLAALVPDGHVTGVDRSPEILEQARATAAGRGLANVGFTVADVHALDFPDDTFSVVHAHQVLQHVGDPVGALREMTRVARPGGFIAVRDSDYAAMAWHPASRGMDAWLDLYRRVARANGGEPDAGRRLRSWALRAGLADITATSSTWTFATPDERAWWSGLWADRTLTSAYAERATESGHASAEQLRAVSEAWREWGRHDDGWFSVLHGEILCRKDA; the protein is encoded by the coding sequence ATGTCGAAGCCACCTGCGAAGCCCGCGAAGCCGCAGGAGACCGCCGTCTACACGCACGGGCACCACGAGTCCGTGCTGCGTTCGCACACCTGGCGCACCGCCGCCAACTCTGCGGCCTACCTGCTCGGTTCGCTGAAGCCGCACATGACGGTCCTGGACGTCGGCTGCGGCCCGGGCACGATCACCGCCGACCTGGCGGCCCTGGTCCCCGACGGTCACGTCACCGGCGTCGACCGGTCACCGGAGATCCTGGAGCAGGCCCGGGCCACGGCCGCCGGACGCGGTCTTGCGAATGTCGGCTTCACGGTCGCCGACGTGCACGCCCTGGACTTCCCGGACGACACGTTCAGCGTGGTCCACGCCCACCAGGTGCTCCAGCACGTCGGCGATCCGGTCGGGGCGCTGCGCGAGATGACGCGGGTGGCCAGGCCGGGCGGCTTCATCGCGGTCCGGGACTCGGACTACGCGGCCATGGCCTGGCATCCGGCCTCCCGGGGGATGGACGCCTGGCTGGACCTGTACCGCCGGGTCGCCCGCGCCAACGGCGGCGAGCCGGACGCCGGACGCCGACTGCGGTCCTGGGCGCTGCGGGCGGGGCTCGCGGACATCACGGCCACGTCGAGCACCTGGACCTTCGCGACGCCGGACGAGCGGGCCTGGTGGAGCGGGCTGTGGGCGGATCGCACGCTGACCTCGGCGTATGCCGAACGGGCCACCGAAAGCGGGCACGCGAGTGCGGAGCAGTTGCGTGCCGTGTCGGAGGCCTGGCGGGAGTGGGGGCGCCACGACGACGGCTGGTTCAGCGTGCTGCACGGGGAAATTCTGTGCCGAAAGGACGCCTGA
- a CDS encoding SRPBCC family protein: MTETLGSASSTARGAKESLSGVAQSEAADRLKAELRDYVAAQATRLLTGAGRKLGETTLKLNDIADGKSPGFAKLALDGGRKLAEGKGPLRSAMELGASRAKDSVSGALKNLVGGKGKRKGGAGKKPTVILEYVDVGVPLRTAYDQWTQYQDFSTFAKGVKNANRADDTSSDWQLKVFWSNRSWKAHTTEQVPDDRIAWTSEGAKGTTKGVVSFHRLAENLTRVLLVIEYYPKGLFEKTGNIWRAQGRRARLDLKNYVRFITLKGEAEDGWRGEIRDGEVVRSHEDAVAEEDEEAYEGEEEENEEEPRAEEEDEDAETGEYADEDAEEPEGEYEAEEEPEADYEDEEEPEAVYEAEEEPEAEYEDEPEDAHAGGGSRR, translated from the coding sequence ATGACCGAGACGCTCGGATCTGCGAGTTCGACCGCCCGCGGGGCGAAGGAGTCGCTCAGCGGCGTCGCCCAGAGCGAGGCAGCCGACCGGCTCAAGGCCGAACTGCGGGACTACGTGGCCGCACAGGCCACGCGACTGCTGACCGGCGCCGGCCGCAAGCTCGGCGAGACCACGCTCAAGCTGAACGACATAGCCGACGGCAAGAGCCCGGGCTTCGCCAAGCTCGCCCTGGACGGCGGCCGCAAGCTCGCCGAGGGCAAGGGACCTCTCCGCTCCGCCATGGAGCTGGGCGCCTCCCGGGCCAAGGACAGCGTGAGCGGGGCGCTGAAGAACCTCGTCGGCGGCAAGGGCAAGCGCAAGGGCGGGGCCGGCAAGAAGCCCACCGTCATCCTCGAGTACGTCGATGTGGGCGTCCCGCTGCGCACCGCGTACGACCAGTGGACCCAGTACCAGGACTTCAGCACCTTCGCGAAGGGCGTGAAGAACGCGAACCGTGCCGACGACACGAGTTCCGACTGGCAGCTGAAGGTCTTCTGGTCCAACCGCAGCTGGAAGGCGCACACCACCGAGCAGGTCCCCGACGACCGCATCGCGTGGACGTCGGAGGGAGCCAAGGGCACCACGAAGGGTGTCGTCTCCTTCCACCGGCTCGCCGAGAACCTCACCCGGGTCCTGCTGGTCATCGAGTACTACCCCAAGGGCCTCTTCGAGAAGACCGGCAACATCTGGCGCGCCCAGGGCCGCCGTGCCCGCCTCGACCTCAAGAACTACGTCCGCTTCATCACCCTCAAGGGAGAGGCGGAGGACGGCTGGCGCGGGGAGATCCGCGACGGCGAGGTCGTCCGCAGCCACGAGGACGCGGTCGCGGAGGAGGACGAGGAGGCGTACGAAGGAGAAGAGGAGGAGAACGAGGAAGAGCCTCGCGCCGAGGAGGAGGACGAGGACGCGGAGACCGGGGAGTACGCGGACGAGGACGCGGAGGAACCGGAGGGCGAGTACGAGGCCGAGGAGGAGCCCGAGGCCGATTACGAGGACGAGGAGGAGCCCGAGGCCGTTTACGAGGCCGAGGAAGAGCCCGAGGCCGAGTACGAGGACGAGCCCGAGGACGCGCACGCCGGTGGCGGGAGCCGCCGATGA
- a CDS encoding GvpL/GvpF family gas vesicle protein — protein MSTYVYAITASSHPTLPSAVGGVGDPPRQLRMLKQGDLAALVSDAPEGLRPKRKELLAHSNVLAEAGAVGCVLPLRFGSVAPDDETVTGVLAERAEHYKERLAALDGKVEYNIKASHAEEAVLHRVLSENPEIRSMTEANRQAGGGTYEERLRLGEMVVAAIKAQEAEDATDVQHTLEPAADAVSVGPESSGWLANVSFLVDRGGAETFLTAVEQLRKGHPHLDLRLNGPLPPYSFVEPGPAEPAGTTIGAESAEE, from the coding sequence GTGAGCACGTACGTGTACGCCATCACCGCGAGCTCCCACCCCACACTCCCGAGCGCCGTGGGCGGCGTCGGCGACCCGCCCCGCCAGCTGCGCATGCTCAAGCAGGGCGATCTGGCCGCCCTCGTCAGCGACGCCCCGGAAGGGCTGCGCCCCAAGCGCAAGGAGCTGCTGGCCCACTCGAACGTGCTCGCCGAGGCGGGCGCGGTCGGCTGCGTGCTGCCCCTGCGGTTCGGCAGCGTCGCCCCCGACGACGAGACGGTCACCGGCGTCCTCGCCGAACGCGCCGAGCACTACAAGGAGCGGCTCGCGGCCCTGGACGGCAAGGTCGAGTACAACATCAAGGCCAGCCACGCCGAAGAGGCGGTACTGCACCGGGTGCTCTCCGAGAACCCGGAGATCCGGTCCATGACAGAGGCCAACCGTCAGGCGGGCGGCGGCACCTACGAGGAGCGGCTGCGGCTCGGCGAGATGGTGGTCGCCGCGATCAAGGCCCAGGAGGCCGAGGACGCGACCGACGTGCAGCACACCCTGGAACCGGCCGCGGACGCGGTCAGCGTGGGCCCCGAATCCTCCGGCTGGCTCGCCAATGTGTCGTTCCTGGTGGACCGCGGCGGGGCCGAGACGTTCCTGACGGCCGTGGAGCAGCTCCGCAAGGGCCATCCGCACCTCGACCTGCGTCTCAACGGCCCGCTGCCGCCGTACAGCTTCGTCGAACCCGGCCCCGCCGAGCCCGCGGGGACCACGATCGGCGCGGAGAGCGCGGAGGAGTGA
- a CDS encoding NAD(P)/FAD-dependent oxidoreductase, translating into MSRPRIVIVGAGFAGYRAARTLSRITRRHADITLLNPTDYFLYLPLLPQVAAGILEPRRVTVSLSGTLRHVRLVLGEADGIDLDGNTVHYTGPEGDVGTLPYDRLILAAGSVNKLLPIPGVAEHAHGFRGLPEALYLRDHVTRQVELAAGADDPKSCAARCTFVVVGAGYTGTEVAAQGQLFTDSQVRKHPLRTGMRPRWLLLDIADRVLPEMDERLSRTADRVLRQRGVDVRMGTSVKEATHNGVVLSDGSFVDTRTLVWCVGVRPDPLAESLELPMEKGRLLVDPHLQVPGRPELFAAGDAAAVPDLEKPGEYTPMTAQHAWRQGRTVGQNVAASLGMGERRAYRHRDLGFVVDLGGVKAAANPLGIPLSGVAAGAVTRGYHLAAMPGNRVRVAADWLLDAVLPRQAVQLGLVRSWSVPLDTASPELARVPGRSDAGAQDKKSNTGAQDKKGEKPGDPAEKRADGPEATEPPDPVQDPDAGKHPEPPGPVKRPNSRAGGSEPSPGAGTATGTGGQPPPGTPAVHKPHPDAPIAPEPRSQHPPKGDS; encoded by the coding sequence GTGAGTCGACCCCGCATCGTGATCGTCGGCGCCGGATTCGCCGGGTACCGGGCAGCACGCACCCTGTCCCGGATCACCCGGCGGCACGCCGACATCACCCTGCTGAACCCGACCGACTACTTTCTGTATCTGCCCCTGCTGCCCCAGGTCGCCGCCGGCATCCTGGAACCACGCCGGGTGACCGTCTCGCTCTCCGGCACCCTGCGCCATGTGCGGCTCGTGCTGGGCGAGGCCGACGGCATCGACCTCGACGGGAACACCGTCCACTACACCGGCCCCGAGGGCGACGTGGGAACGCTGCCCTACGACCGGCTGATCCTCGCCGCGGGCAGCGTGAACAAGCTGCTGCCCATCCCCGGCGTCGCCGAGCACGCGCACGGCTTCCGCGGCCTTCCCGAGGCGCTGTATCTGCGCGACCACGTGACCCGGCAAGTGGAGCTGGCGGCCGGCGCCGACGACCCCAAGAGCTGCGCCGCCCGATGCACCTTCGTGGTGGTGGGCGCCGGGTACACCGGCACCGAGGTCGCCGCGCAGGGCCAGCTGTTCACCGACTCCCAGGTGCGCAAGCACCCGTTGCGCACGGGCATGCGGCCACGCTGGCTGCTGCTCGACATCGCCGATCGCGTGCTGCCCGAGATGGACGAGAGGCTGTCGCGGACTGCCGACCGGGTGCTGCGGCAGCGGGGCGTGGACGTGCGGATGGGCACCTCCGTGAAGGAGGCCACGCACAACGGGGTGGTGCTGAGCGACGGCTCGTTCGTCGACACCCGCACGCTCGTGTGGTGCGTCGGCGTACGGCCCGATCCGCTCGCCGAGTCCCTCGAACTGCCCATGGAGAAGGGCCGCCTGCTCGTCGACCCGCACCTCCAGGTGCCGGGCCGGCCCGAGCTGTTCGCCGCCGGGGACGCGGCCGCCGTGCCCGATCTGGAGAAGCCCGGCGAGTACACGCCGATGACCGCCCAGCACGCCTGGCGGCAGGGCAGGACGGTGGGCCAGAACGTGGCCGCGTCCCTCGGCATGGGCGAGCGGCGCGCCTACCGCCACCGCGACCTCGGCTTCGTGGTCGACCTCGGCGGCGTCAAGGCCGCCGCCAACCCGCTCGGCATCCCGCTGTCCGGCGTGGCGGCGGGCGCGGTGACCCGCGGCTACCACCTCGCGGCGATGCCCGGCAACCGCGTCCGCGTCGCCGCCGACTGGCTCCTGGATGCCGTACTGCCGCGCCAGGCGGTGCAGTTGGGTCTGGTGCGGTCGTGGTCGGTACCGCTGGACACGGCGTCGCCGGAGCTGGCCCGGGTGCCGGGGCGGTCGGATGCAGGGGCGCAGGACAAGAAGTCGAATACAGGGGCGCAGGACAAGAAGGGGGAGAAGCCCGGCGATCCCGCCGAGAAACGGGCCGACGGTCCCGAGGCAACCGAACCGCCCGACCCCGTCCAGGACCCCGACGCCGGCAAGCACCCCGAACCCCCCGGCCCCGTGAAGCGGCCCAACTCCCGAGCGGGCGGCAGCGAGCCGAGCCCCGGTGCCGGCACCGCGACCGGAACGGGTGGCCAGCCGCCCCCCGGGACACCGGCCGTCCACAAACCGCACCCGGACGCGCCCATCGCCCCCGAACCCCGCTCCCAGCACCCTCCGAAAGGAGACTCATGA
- a CDS encoding gas vesicle protein GvpG — MGLLGEVLLLPFAPVRGSAWVIGQVLNEAERLYYDPATVRAELAALEEQLTSGEIDEEEFDRREDELLDRLEIGLARPAPEN, encoded by the coding sequence GTGGGACTGCTCGGGGAGGTGCTGCTGCTGCCGTTCGCCCCGGTGCGCGGCAGCGCATGGGTAATCGGACAGGTCTTGAACGAGGCGGAGCGCCTCTACTACGACCCGGCGACGGTGCGCGCCGAACTCGCCGCCCTGGAGGAGCAGTTGACCTCGGGCGAGATCGACGAGGAGGAGTTCGACCGCCGGGAGGACGAACTCCTCGACCGGCTGGAGATCGGGCTCGCGCGACCGGCACCGGAAAACTGA
- a CDS encoding gas vesicle structural protein GvpA, with protein MTVVPAQQSGGGGGSSGLYDVLELILDRGLVIDAFIRVSLVGIEILKIDVRVVVASVDTYLRFAEACNRLDLEAGPRKSPGLPDLVGEITESGARGKSKGALSGAAETISDAFKQARDDDGERESRPRARKSTASRRKEEQE; from the coding sequence ATGACCGTTGTCCCGGCACAGCAGTCCGGAGGCGGAGGCGGCAGCAGCGGCCTCTACGACGTCCTTGAGCTCATCCTCGACAGGGGGCTCGTCATTGACGCATTCATACGGGTCTCCCTCGTCGGCATCGAGATCCTGAAGATCGACGTCCGGGTCGTCGTCGCCAGCGTCGACACCTACCTCCGCTTCGCCGAGGCGTGCAACCGGCTCGACCTGGAGGCCGGTCCACGCAAGAGCCCGGGCCTGCCCGACCTCGTCGGGGAGATCACCGAGTCCGGCGCACGCGGCAAGTCCAAGGGGGCGCTGTCCGGCGCCGCCGAGACCATCTCGGACGCCTTCAAGCAGGCGCGGGACGACGACGGCGAGCGCGAGTCCAGGCCGCGCGCCCGCAAGTCCACAGCGTCCCGCAGGAAGGAGGAGCAGGAGTGA
- the ligD gene encoding non-homologous end-joining DNA ligase — protein MTGDGGTTKVRAGRRTVEVKRVDKVLFPGDGGAKEYTKGDLVDYYRAVAAFMLPHLRGRPLMLERHPDGVDGPQFMQKNTPEHYPDWITRVEVAKEDGTVRHTVCDDVATLVFLADQACLTLHRWLSRTDDIDRPDRMVFDLDPAGDDFGQVREAAGLLGELLDELKLPSAPMTTGSRGLHIVVPLKGEEDFDQVRAFARDVADTLVDAHPDRLTTAARKKDRGDRLYLDIQRNAYAQTAVAPYTVRPRPGAPVATPLTWSHLDDPDLDARRWTIADAVEQARTNPWEGVMSRPRALEPARRRLDALRG, from the coding sequence GTGACCGGCGACGGCGGTACGACGAAGGTGCGGGCGGGCCGCCGTACCGTCGAGGTCAAACGTGTCGACAAGGTGCTCTTCCCCGGCGACGGGGGTGCGAAGGAGTACACCAAGGGCGACCTCGTGGACTACTACCGGGCCGTCGCCGCGTTCATGCTGCCGCACCTGCGCGGCCGCCCGCTGATGCTGGAGCGGCACCCCGACGGTGTCGACGGCCCGCAGTTCATGCAGAAGAACACCCCCGAGCACTACCCGGACTGGATCACCCGCGTCGAGGTCGCCAAGGAGGACGGCACCGTCCGCCACACGGTCTGCGACGACGTCGCGACCCTCGTCTTCCTCGCCGACCAGGCCTGTCTCACCCTGCACCGCTGGCTGTCGCGCACCGACGACATCGACCGGCCCGACCGCATGGTCTTCGATCTCGACCCGGCCGGGGACGACTTCGGGCAGGTGCGGGAGGCGGCAGGACTGCTGGGCGAACTGCTCGACGAGCTGAAGCTGCCGTCGGCGCCGATGACCACCGGTTCGCGCGGCCTGCACATCGTGGTGCCGCTGAAGGGCGAGGAGGACTTCGACCAGGTGCGCGCGTTCGCCCGGGACGTCGCGGACACTCTCGTCGACGCCCACCCGGACCGGCTCACCACCGCCGCCCGCAAGAAGGACCGCGGCGACCGTCTCTACCTCGACATACAGCGCAACGCCTACGCCCAGACAGCAGTCGCGCCCTACACCGTGCGCCCCCGTCCCGGCGCACCCGTGGCCACCCCGCTGACCTGGTCCCACCTGGACGACCCGGACCTCGACGCCCGCCGCTGGACCATCGCGGACGCCGTGGAACAGGCCCGCACCAACCCATGGGAGGGGGTGATGAGCCGGCCCCGCGCCCTGGAGCCCGCGCGGCGCAGGCTCGACGCACTCCGTGGCTGA
- a CDS encoding transketolase, translating to MNTAELVELAQQLRVDSVRASDAAGSGHPTSSMSAADLMAVLLAEHLRYDIDRPAHPGNDRFVLSKGHASPLLYAAYKAAGAIEDGELVTFRKLGSRLEGHPTPRRLPWVETATGSLGQGLPVGVGIALAGQRLDRTGYRVWVLCGDSELAEGSVWEAAEHASYEHLDNLTAIVDVNRLGQRGPTRHGHDLDAYARRFQAFGWHTIEVDGHDVDAIDRAYGEAESTVGQPTVILARTLKGKGVEAVQDREGLHGKPLPDADGAIAELGGRRDLRIHVHEPSATRMLHAVPGGRLDLPRWDKGEEVATRNAYGEALAALGTGRGDVVALDGEVSDSTRAEFFAKAHPDRFFECYIAEQQLVAAAVGLASRGYVPYASTFAAFLTRAYDFVRMASVSGAGINLVGSHAGVAIGQDGPSQMGLEDLAMMRAVHGSTVLYPCDANQTARLVAAMAGLEGVRYLRTSRGAGPVIYGPDEEFPVGGSKVLRSSDRDRLTVVAAGVTVHEALAAADVLDREGIQVRVVDLYSVKPVDRDTLRRAAEETGCLLTVEDHHEEGGIGDAVLDAFLDGRPVPRLVRLAVRMMPGSASPDEQLHAAGIDAASIAAAGKLLVEEAVVR from the coding sequence ATGAACACCGCTGAACTCGTCGAACTGGCTCAGCAGCTGCGCGTGGACAGCGTGCGTGCCTCCGACGCCGCGGGATCGGGGCATCCGACCTCGTCGATGTCCGCCGCGGATCTGATGGCCGTACTCCTCGCGGAGCACCTCCGCTACGACATCGACCGGCCCGCCCACCCGGGCAACGACCGCTTCGTCCTCTCCAAGGGACACGCGTCGCCGCTGCTGTACGCCGCGTACAAGGCCGCCGGCGCCATTGAGGACGGCGAACTGGTCACCTTCCGCAAGCTCGGCAGCCGGCTCGAAGGACACCCGACGCCGCGGCGGCTGCCGTGGGTGGAGACCGCGACCGGGTCGCTCGGGCAGGGACTGCCGGTCGGTGTCGGCATCGCACTGGCCGGGCAGCGGCTGGACCGGACCGGGTACCGGGTGTGGGTGCTGTGCGGGGACAGCGAGCTCGCCGAGGGGTCCGTGTGGGAGGCCGCCGAGCACGCTTCGTACGAGCATCTGGACAACCTCACCGCCATCGTCGACGTGAACCGGCTCGGCCAGCGCGGCCCGACCCGGCACGGTCATGACCTCGACGCCTACGCCCGCCGTTTCCAGGCCTTCGGCTGGCACACCATCGAGGTCGACGGGCACGACGTGGACGCCATCGACCGTGCGTACGGCGAGGCCGAGTCCACCGTCGGGCAGCCCACCGTGATCCTCGCCCGCACCCTCAAGGGCAAGGGCGTCGAGGCCGTCCAGGACCGCGAGGGACTGCACGGCAAGCCGCTGCCGGATGCCGACGGGGCCATCGCCGAACTCGGCGGACGGCGCGATCTGCGCATCCACGTCCACGAGCCGTCCGCCACCCGCATGCTGCACGCCGTACCCGGCGGACGCCTCGACCTGCCCCGCTGGGACAAGGGTGAGGAGGTCGCCACCCGCAACGCCTACGGCGAGGCGCTCGCCGCGCTCGGCACCGGTCGCGGCGACGTCGTCGCCCTCGACGGCGAGGTGAGCGACTCCACCCGCGCCGAGTTCTTCGCCAAGGCACACCCCGACCGGTTCTTCGAGTGCTACATCGCCGAGCAGCAGCTGGTCGCCGCGGCGGTGGGGCTCGCGTCCCGCGGCTATGTGCCGTACGCCTCCACCTTCGCCGCCTTCCTCACCCGCGCCTATGACTTCGTGCGCATGGCGTCCGTCAGCGGCGCCGGCATCAACCTCGTCGGCTCGCACGCGGGCGTCGCGATCGGGCAGGACGGGCCGAGCCAGATGGGCTTGGAGGACCTGGCGATGATGCGGGCCGTGCACGGCTCGACCGTGCTGTACCCGTGCGACGCCAACCAGACCGCCCGGCTCGTCGCCGCCATGGCCGGCCTGGAGGGCGTCCGCTATCTGCGCACCTCCCGCGGCGCCGGCCCGGTCATCTACGGTCCGGACGAGGAGTTCCCGGTCGGCGGCAGCAAGGTGCTGCGCTCCAGCGACCGCGACCGGCTGACCGTCGTCGCGGCCGGCGTCACCGTGCACGAGGCGCTCGCCGCCGCCGACGTCCTGGACCGCGAGGGCATCCAGGTCAGGGTCGTCGACCTCTACTCCGTCAAGCCCGTCGACCGGGACACCCTGCGCCGGGCCGCCGAGGAGACCGGCTGCCTGCTCACCGTGGAGGACCACCACGAGGAGGGCGGCATCGGCGACGCCGTGCTCGACGCGTTCCTCGACGGGCGCCCCGTGCCCCGCCTGGTGCGCCTCGCCGTCCGCATGATGCCGGGCTCGGCCTCGCCGGACGAGCAGCTGCACGCCGCGGGCATCGACGCCGCGTCCATCGCCGCCGCGGGCAAGCTGCTGGTGGAGGAGGCGGTCGTAAGGTGA
- a CDS encoding GvpL/GvpF family gas vesicle protein, protein MTALRYVYAVCRPFRSALQVQLTGVAGAPPKQLTHHGLIAVVSTVPEADFAEEPLRAHLEDMDWLTATARAHQQVIDALTVVTTPLPLRLATVFRDDSGVRTMMEAREEDFRRILDRLEGRVEWGVKVYSETEPTEGVQSPPPAEPASTSGRDYLRRRRTQTRAREDVWQKAAEFSGRLHEKLSRFAEDARLHAPQSATLSGATGQNVLNAAYLVPRADSEEFVELVDREKDDAPGIRVELTGPWAAYSFTEEFAEEREERQ, encoded by the coding sequence ATGACCGCACTGCGCTACGTCTACGCCGTCTGCCGCCCCTTTCGCTCGGCCCTCCAGGTCCAGCTGACGGGGGTGGCCGGGGCGCCCCCGAAGCAGCTGACACACCACGGTCTGATCGCCGTCGTCAGTACGGTGCCCGAGGCGGACTTCGCCGAGGAGCCGCTCAGGGCCCATCTGGAGGACATGGACTGGCTCACGGCGACGGCCCGCGCCCACCAGCAGGTCATCGACGCGCTCACCGTCGTCACCACCCCGCTGCCGCTGCGGCTCGCCACCGTCTTCCGGGACGACAGCGGTGTACGCACGATGATGGAAGCCCGCGAGGAGGACTTCCGGCGCATCCTCGACCGGCTCGAGGGGCGGGTCGAGTGGGGCGTGAAGGTGTACTCCGAAACGGAGCCCACGGAGGGCGTGCAGTCCCCGCCGCCCGCCGAGCCCGCGAGCACGTCGGGCCGTGACTATCTGCGCCGGCGTCGCACGCAGACGCGGGCCCGTGAGGACGTATGGCAAAAGGCCGCCGAATTCTCCGGACGGCTGCACGAAAAACTTTCCCGCTTCGCCGAGGACGCCCGGCTGCACGCCCCGCAGAGCGCCACGCTCTCCGGGGCAACCGGGCAGAATGTGCTCAATGCCGCCTATCTGGTGCCGCGCGCGGATTCCGAGGAATTCGTGGAACTGGTGGACCGGGAGAAGGACGACGCCCCCGGAATCCGGGTCGAACTCACCGGGCCCTGGGCGGCCTATTCGTTCACCGAGGAGTTCGCGGAGGAACGGGAGGAGCGGCAGTGA